A single region of the Mercenaria mercenaria strain notata chromosome 6, MADL_Memer_1, whole genome shotgun sequence genome encodes:
- the LOC123550065 gene encoding probable G-protein coupled receptor 139, producing MYIHAYEEPLMQYPDYVAHKQILLVVPPILLIIGTLGNLFSFFILLKNVKKASTYSYLSVLALMDLLVLYIGLFRLWLGQFMIDVEDFNNIICKLVKFLGYFSSDTSVWLIVAVTIERTIVVMFPLKASRLCNARNARISIAALLSFFCVINCHFLWSVQLQHFSYNDTIIATCQAKPVYTRLIEDIWPWVDAGIYSFVPFSIILILNSFIIKNVISAKKKRDVLRQHSSLSSKQTQHRPEGEMSKKITFMLLVVSFAFLVTTLPMVIVLIYTSFAEDTEGDYALTRRKLINTIAEMLMYTNHSINFFLYCATGKKFRNQFKALIFCCNNNFRRQSMRSSTDSYRLCKVNTTEARCTNVHLDDGVRL from the coding sequence ATGTATATTCATGCCTACGAAGAACCGTTGATGCAATACCCCGACTATGTGGCTCACAAACAAATACTTCTAGTTGTGCCGCCAATTCTCTTAATTATCGGTACCCTTGGTAATCTTTTctcgtttttcattttactgaaaaatgtaaAGAAAGCATCAACGTACAGTTATCTTAGTGTTTTAGCATTGATGGATTTATTAGTGTTATATATTGGATTGTTTCGACTTTGGCTTGGACAATTCATGATAGATGTTGAGgattttaataacattatatgCAAATTAGTGAAATTTCTCGGTTATTTTAGTAGTGATACATCTGTATGGCTAATTGTGGCAGTTACTATTGAGAGAACTATAGTTGTCATGTTTCCTCTTAAAGCCTCAAGACTATGCAATGCAAGAAATGCTCGTATAAGTATTGCAGCTTTATTGTCTTTTTTCTGTGttataaattgtcattttctatggTCAGTTCAACTGCAACATTTCTCTTATAATGACACTATTATTGCTACATGTCAGGCAAAACCGGTGTATACTCGTTTAATTGAAGATATTTGGCCATGGGTAGATGCTGGAATTTATTCTTTTGTGCCTTTCTCAATCATACTCATACTGAACAGTTTCATTATTAAAAACGTGATTTCTGCAAAGAAAAAAAGAGATGTTTTAAGACAGCACTCATCtctttcatcaaaacaaacacaaCACAGACCTGAAGGAGAAATGAGCAAGAAAATCACCTTTATGTTACTGGTTGTTTCATTTGCCTTTCTGGTTACAACGCTTCCTATGGTCATAGTGTTGATATATACATCATTTGCAGAGGACACTGAAGGTGATTATGCGCTCACTAGACGAAAGCTTATTAATACTATAGCAGAAATGCTAATGTACACCAATCACAGTATCAATTTCTTTCTATATTGCGCTACAGGGAAGAAATTTAGAAACCAATTTAAGGCAttgattttttgttgtaacaaTAACTTCCGTAGACAATCAATGAGAAGTTCGACTGACAGTTACCGACTATGCAAAGTAAATACAACAGAGGCTCGTTGTACAAATGTGCATCTGGACGATGGAGTACGGTTGTGA